TGTCTGGCATGAGCGATATATATCACCTTTTTCTACTTCTTGCTCCATCAAAACAGTACCGTCTGAAGCAACAACCTGAAACTTACCTTTAGCTTCGGCTATAAATGTCTTGTCATGAGAACCATACTCTTCAGCCTTCTGAGCCATTAAACCGACATTTGACACACTGCCCATAGTCGCAGGGTCAAACTGCCCATTCTTTTTACAATCTTCTATGATTTCGCTGTACATAGTAGCGTAACATCTATCAGGAATCATAGCTATTGTATCTTGTAGCTCATCATTTTTATTCCACATTTTCCCGCCATCTCTTACAACAACAGGCATTGAAGCATCAATTATAACATCATTTGGAACATGAAGATTTGTAATATTGTTTCTTGAGTCTACCATTGCAAGGGCCGGCTGTTTTTCATAGCAGGCCTCTATATCTTTTAAAATCTCTTCCTTTTTCTCAACAGGTAATTTTTCCAGTTTTGCTAAAATATCACCCAAACCAAAGTTAGGGTTTGCTCCTATCTCCTTTAAAGTATCAGCATGTTTTTCAAGTGCATCTTTAAAATATACTGATACTGCGTGGCCAAACATAACGGGGTCAGATACCTTCATCATTGTAGCTTTTAAATGCAAGGATAGAAGAACATCTTTTTCCTTAGCCTCTTTTGCAGTTTTCTCATAAAATTCACGAAGCTTAGCCACATGCATTACTGAGCTATCGAAAACTTCGCCATCAAGAAGCTTTACTTCTTTTTTAACTTCTACTTTTCCATTTTCATCTACAAATTGTATTTTAACTGTATCTGTTTTAGTCATTGTAACTGACTTTTCAGTCTCATAAAAATCTCCACTATCCATGTGGGCTACCCTACACTTTGAATCAGTAGGCCAAGGTTTCATCATTTTATGAGGATTTTTCTGAGCAAACTTTTTAACTGACTTAGCAGCCCTTCTATCTGAATTACCTTCACGCAGCACAGGATTAACAGCAGAACCTAAAATTTTTGAATATCTTTCTTGAATCTTTTTTTCCTCGTCGGTCTTAGGCTCTTCAGGATATGATGGCACATTGTAACCTTTTTCCTGCAACTCTTTAATTGCAGCTTGCAATTGAGGCACGGAAGCACTAATATTTGGTAATTTTATAATATTTGCCTCAGGCTTCTTAACAAGATCCCCTAATTCAGCTAAATAATCAGGGATTCTCTGTTCTTCTGTTAAATAGTCAGGAAAGGCTGCAAGAATCCTTCCGGACAATGAAATATCCTTTAACTCAACATCGATACCCGCTTCTTTTGCAAATTTTTTAACTACCGGATAAAGCGCATAGGTAGCAAGTGCGGGCGCTTCATCAATTTCAGTCCATATTATCTTTGGATTCACACTCATAATACATCTCCTTATTTTTTGTTTAAAATATATAACACCTTTTCAATTTACAAAACATAAAAAATAACAATGTATACTGTATACAGATATACTCCAGACTCTATGTTTTGTCAAGAAATATTGAATATTTTAATAATAACACCTCACAAAGTGATTGGTTCAAAGATTTAACCATAAATACTATCGAAAAAAACTATACTACAACTAAACCAACGTTTTACTAAGCAAAAAGGCGCCAAATAGGCGCCCTCTGATTAAGCATACTTGAGCACTACTTTTTCCATTTTGTCAAATTCCAGATACCTATAGATCTCATCCTTATTAGGAGTAACCTTTTCATTAAATATCTTAAAGTACTCATCAACTGTCGGCAACTTCCCAAGTAAAGCTGCAATGGCAGCAAGCTCAGCTGAACCCAAAAATACTTGAGCTCCGTCACCAATCCTGTTATCGAAATTCCTTGTAGAGGTAGATATGACATTTGCTTTGGAGCGAACCCTTGCCTGATTACCCATACAGAGTGAACATCCAGGAATCTCTGTCCTTGCACCTATAACAGAGTAAATAGAGTAGTAGCCTTCACTCATAAGCTGAGCCTGATCCATTTTAGTCGGAGGTGTTAGCCAGATTTTAGTAGGAGCTTCTTTACTTCCTTCCCAAATTTTACCTGCAGCTCTAAAATGGCCAATATTAGTCATGCAAGAGCCGATAAACATTTCATCTATTTTAGTACCAGCAACATCAGATAACAATTTTACATCATCAGGGTCATTTGGACAAGCAAGTATAGGCTCTTTAATATCCGCCAAATCTATCTCTATAACGGCAGCGTATTCTGCATTTTCGTCACGTGAAAGAAGCTCAGGTTTTTCAAGCCACTTTTCACAATTTTCTATCCTTCTTTTTAGTGTATCAGCATACTGATATCCATCCTCTATCATAGCCTTCATTAAGGCAATGTTGCTTCTTAAATAGTTTGCAACAGTTTCTTCCGAAAGCTTGATAGTTGCTGCAGCAGCAGATCTTTCAGCAGCAGCATCAGTAAGCTCAAATGCCTGCTCAACTGTAAGATTTGGCAAACCTTCCATCTCAAGTATGCGACCATTAAATACGTTTTTCTTACCTTTCTTCTCTACAGTCAAAAGACCCTGCTGAATAGCATAATAAGGTATCGCATTTACCACATCCCTTAAAGTAATTCCTGGATTAAGCTCACCTTTAAATTTAACCAACACAGATTCAGGCATATCAAGAGGCATAAAACCTAATGCACCTGCAAAGGCAACAAGTCCAGAACCGGCTGGGAAAGATATACCAATTGGGAACCTTGTATGAGAATCGCCCCCTGTTCCAACTGTATCAGGAAGCAATAACCTGTTAAGCCATGAGTGGATTACACCGTCACCAGGTTTAAGTGCTACACCCTCCCTTTCAACAACAAATTGAGGTAGTGTCTTATGCATTTTCACATCTGCAGGTTTTGGATATGCTGCTGTATGGCAAAATGATTGCATAAACAGATCAGCCTGGAATTTCAAACATGCAAGCTCTTTTAATTCATCTGCAGTCATAGGACCTGTGGTATCCTGAGAACCAACTGTTGTCATTACCGGCTCACATGAAGTACCAGGTAATACACCTTCAACTCCACATGCCTTACCAACCATTTTCTGAGCTAAAGTATAACCCTGATTTGGTTTTGGTTTTGGATTATCCGCCTTTATGAATATATCTGTTTCAGGAAGACCAAGAAACTTCCTTGCCTTACCGGTCAAAGCCCTGCCTATTATAAGATTTAACCTTCCACCTGCTCTAAACTCATCGCGCAAAGTTGGTGGTTTAATTTCAAATGTTGAAACTACCTCACCTTTTTCATTTCTAATTTCACCTTTCTTGGTATCAATAGTAATTATATCACCTGTATTGAGCTTAGATACATCGCACATAATTGGCAAACCACCTGAATCCTGAGTCGTATTAAAGAATATAGGAGCAATAAGTCCACCCAATATTACCCCGCCTCTTCTCTTGTTTGGCACAAATGGAATATCATCGCCAATGTGCCACATTACAGAGTTGCAAGCAGATTTTCTTGATGAACCTGTCCCAACAACATCACCCACAAAAGCAACTTTGAGCCCTTGCTTTCTAAACTCTGCAATTTTTTCGTTTCCACCAGGAAATCTTGTTTCTCCCATAGCAAGAGCATGAAGAGGGATATCAGGTCTGCTCCAAGCATGCTTTGCCGGAGAAAAGTCATCCGTATTAATCTCACCGTCTACTTTATAAACTACAACCTTTATTTCATCTGCCAAAGGTTCTTTTGATGTAAACCACTCAGCATTTGCCCAAGATTCAAGAACCTCTTTTGCATATTTGTTTGTCTTAGAAAGCTCAGCTACTTTATCAAATGCATCGTAAACCAAAATAGTATTTTTTAACCCTTTTGCTGCTTCTTCAGCCAGCTCACTATCGCTCAAAAACTCTACCAAATACTGAACATTATAACCGCCAAGCATTGTCCCGAGCATAAAAACAGCGTCTTTTTTCGAAACCACCGGGGACTTAACTTCACCCTTAGCAACCTTGTTTAACCAATCAGCTTTTACCTTTGCAGCCGGATCAACACCCGGAGAAACCCTATCTCTCAATAGTTCAAGATAAAACTCACCCTTACCTTCTTCAGGAGATTGAAGCTTGTTACAAACAAACTCTGTCATCTCAGGACTTAAAGGAAGTGGTGGTATATTCATCTTTTTTCTGTCTTCAACATGTTTTAAATAATTATCTAACATAACTCTACCTCTCAAAAGTATTTTGTATTCTGTATACAATTTTATTTACATTTTGTCAAAATATTTTTAAAACATCTTTTTGAACAGTAATTAACGACTATTATATCTCAAAGCAAATAAATTAATTTAACCAATAATTGATATAGTATTTAGTAATA
The window above is part of the Deferrivibrio essentukiensis genome. Proteins encoded here:
- a CDS encoding NADP-dependent isocitrate dehydrogenase; translated protein: MSVNPKIIWTEIDEAPALATYALYPVVKKFAKEAGIDVELKDISLSGRILAAFPDYLTEEQRIPDYLAELGDLVKKPEANIIKLPNISASVPQLQAAIKELQEKGYNVPSYPEEPKTDEEKKIQERYSKILGSAVNPVLREGNSDRRAAKSVKKFAQKNPHKMMKPWPTDSKCRVAHMDSGDFYETEKSVTMTKTDTVKIQFVDENGKVEVKKEVKLLDGEVFDSSVMHVAKLREFYEKTAKEAKEKDVLLSLHLKATMMKVSDPVMFGHAVSVYFKDALEKHADTLKEIGANPNFGLGDILAKLEKLPVEKKEEILKDIEACYEKQPALAMVDSRNNITNLHVPNDVIIDASMPVVVRDGGKMWNKNDELQDTIAMIPDRCYATMYSEIIEDCKKNGQFDPATMGSVSNVGLMAQKAEEYGSHDKTFIAEAKGKFQVVASDGTVLMEQEVEKGDIYRSCQTKDIPIKDWIGLAFRRAKESGEPVVFWLDEKRGHDAEIIKKIKKYAPEFDTEGVEWHIMAPVEAMRFSLERIRKGLNTISATGNVLRDYLTDLFPILELGTSARMLSIVPLLAGGGLFETGAGGSAPKHVQQFLKEGHLRWDSLGEYCALVPSLELVARNYKNKKAEVLAKTLDEAIGTYLENQKLPSRKAGEIDNRGSSFYLTLYWAQALAAQNEDAELKAKFTKVAKELAENAEKIDADLIKCQGKPVDIGGYYRPDPAKAEAAMRPSATYNAIIDAI
- the acnB gene encoding bifunctional aconitate hydratase 2/2-methylisocitrate dehydratase; amino-acid sequence: MLDNYLKHVEDRKKMNIPPLPLSPEMTEFVCNKLQSPEEGKGEFYLELLRDRVSPGVDPAAKVKADWLNKVAKGEVKSPVVSKKDAVFMLGTMLGGYNVQYLVEFLSDSELAEEAAKGLKNTILVYDAFDKVAELSKTNKYAKEVLESWANAEWFTSKEPLADEIKVVVYKVDGEINTDDFSPAKHAWSRPDIPLHALAMGETRFPGGNEKIAEFRKQGLKVAFVGDVVGTGSSRKSACNSVMWHIGDDIPFVPNKRRGGVILGGLIAPIFFNTTQDSGGLPIMCDVSKLNTGDIITIDTKKGEIRNEKGEVVSTFEIKPPTLRDEFRAGGRLNLIIGRALTGKARKFLGLPETDIFIKADNPKPKPNQGYTLAQKMVGKACGVEGVLPGTSCEPVMTTVGSQDTTGPMTADELKELACLKFQADLFMQSFCHTAAYPKPADVKMHKTLPQFVVEREGVALKPGDGVIHSWLNRLLLPDTVGTGGDSHTRFPIGISFPAGSGLVAFAGALGFMPLDMPESVLVKFKGELNPGITLRDVVNAIPYYAIQQGLLTVEKKGKKNVFNGRILEMEGLPNLTVEQAFELTDAAAERSAAAATIKLSEETVANYLRSNIALMKAMIEDGYQYADTLKRRIENCEKWLEKPELLSRDENAEYAAVIEIDLADIKEPILACPNDPDDVKLLSDVAGTKIDEMFIGSCMTNIGHFRAAGKIWEGSKEAPTKIWLTPPTKMDQAQLMSEGYYSIYSVIGARTEIPGCSLCMGNQARVRSKANVISTSTRNFDNRIGDGAQVFLGSAELAAIAALLGKLPTVDEYFKIFNEKVTPNKDEIYRYLEFDKMEKVVLKYA